Proteins from a genomic interval of Aspergillus flavus chromosome 7, complete sequence:
- a CDS encoding uncharacterized protein (expressed protein), with translation MAPWMVRTAGQSADDEDMIAAVQAFNPLKYLWLRGLRRSESLHRILIQHGGSLRGLTIEPWDTNYQNSGLSTRYKYPLLNSHDVTELSGSCPNLQELRLPIKRRGGRPRECDIYNAIGQFPQLHTLVINLGCYHWSDCLNSQNDWAASFRDTLINAATDEDLARGIWDLIVSKQSTQSLRRLRLVPFGAAVYDEEERDAIWKVSRSFLVTCKTCMGQPPDVMEIGTEVWDFLGLPRGEIKGSEHWSSRLKKVMDNLWPLGGGWEVESEEFPFASGPSHCSQS, from the coding sequence ATGGCTCCATGGATGGTGCGTACCGCAGGCCAATCtgcagatgacgaagatatGATAGCTGCAGTCCAGGCTTTTAATCCGCTCAAATATTTATGGTTACGTGGTTTGCGAAGAAGCGAGTCACTTCATCGTATTCTTATACAACATGGCGGCTCATTGAGAGGCCTTACGATCGAACCATGGGATACTAACTATCAGAATTCCGGGTTGTCCACTCGATACAAATATCCGCTTCTCAACAGTCACGATGTCACTGAATTGTCAGGGAGTTGCCCAAATCTACAAGAACTTCGCCTCCCAATAAAGCGTCGTGGAGGCCGCCCACGTGAGTGCGACATATACAACGCGATAGGTCAATTCCCCCAGCTCCATACTCTGGTCATAAATCTAGGTTGCTATCACTGGTCAGACTGCCTGAACAGTCAAAATGACTGGGCTGCTTCTTTTAGAGACACGTTAATCAATGCTGCAACTGATGAAGACCTTGCTAGAGGGATCTGGGATCTTATCGTCTCGAAACAATCTACTCAGTCATTGAGGCGTTTACGTCTTGTACCCTTTGGTGCAGCTGTctatgatgaggaggaaagagacgCCATCTGGAAAGTGAGTCGATCGTTTCTCGTCACATGCAAGACCTGTATGGGTCAGCCCCCGGATGTCATGGAGATTGGAACAGAGGTGTGGGACTTCCTGGGACTGCCGAGGGGCGAGATCAAGGGATCAGAGCATTGGTCTAGCCGCCTAAAGAAGGTTATGGATAACTTGTGGCCTCTGGGGGGGGGATGGGAGGTGGAGAGTGAAGAGTTTCCCTTTGCAAGTGGACCATCTCATTGCTCACAATCCTAG